The following coding sequences are from one Eleginops maclovinus isolate JMC-PN-2008 ecotype Puerto Natales chromosome 13, JC_Emac_rtc_rv5, whole genome shotgun sequence window:
- the LOC134875061 gene encoding zinc fingers and homeoboxes protein 2-like, with the protein MSSRRKSSTPCMVRVISDLHEEQDDPNEVMDMDILTDNHVTEKEQSESSETAENLQQENSEKPDQQMFPETVETQNTEPLQQKETLGEKDKPPVIEDEETIEEKDREDVDSDTVPQKKESRGYECKYCPFSTQNLNDFKDHVDSSHPNVILNPLYLCAVCNFNTKKFDSLTEHNESQHPGETNFKFKRIKMNNQTILEQTIESNDNSVVCEMSNEQMDSNSSFMFPPCISTTVKHPDNIQSLYQGGELKSQTQKNQITAVNINGTVIIPEPNILQGLSHVTPMLQRPPNFNSVPKIAVPLNTTKYNPSLDDNLTLITSFNKFPYPTHAELSWLTAASKHPEDQIKVWFTTQRLKQGITWSPEEVEEARKKMFNGSIPPAHHTFTVTQPSAKSTQQTFVHTTVGHASYRTTTSNGLSVVTTTTSPGEVAIGSSLANKRSLPTHLMTVSGPEAKRPIMAVAPHSGNAKDRGLMAPPPPPPPKDRLPMAPPPVPIETKRPVAVPLVTTEMRWPSLTVPLMPPPSSSSSSLSKGKIFSTLGNPKTKPVVSLSSIVFPESLTRPLIVPPPIYAPSFKNPLLFPITSPITSKEKHLNTHTLPAADQKLPNSPPLNGPQIRRPTIIQSIRAPTKAPSQIPGFPFDSKKLKEQQGVEWRSSYPRGDKVLSPLAEANGTSHTDGKWSHNQNSLAQHNGVLHLEGGELAAVLKPDFQQKSSVLTQFPLLERMKGKTAEQLKILEENFLRNGFPTLNDVDNLAGTTNLSHKEIESWFVERRALRDNLEQALLNSMGTKRMGTGGIAAITKKRLHQQQHQTLQLNGIHKLNTGVGHLKSPLTPSHSLPIIAPSVPNPNSCSVPPDSRSQTLLKDDFAQTRWPSPEEFSQLESRTGRAEIARWFHDSRLQSGNMELTELFHNNGVNGGQGQPVYSPTNSPPSILQRCQEGALTNNHSRKMLEVEFGWLMDQRAHSLSSQQQDELHDRLAGRLRQQNMVEFKNGGRNGGVGGGVREMFGSWLEEGHLRRGRDLLLDRERKMTDDASGRLTG; encoded by the exons ATGTCCAGTCGTAGAAAGTCCTCCACCCCATGCATGGTCCGGGTCATCAGCGACCTGCATGAAGAGCAAGATGACCCTAATGAGGTAATGGATATGGACATTTTGACGGACAACCATGTGACAGAAAAAGAACAATCAGAATCATCTGAAACTGCAGAAAACCTCCAGCAGGAGAACTCAGAGAAACCAGACCAGCAGATGTTTCCAGAAACAGTGGAAACCCAGAATACTGAGCCATTACAACAAAAGGAGACGTTGGGTGAAAAAGACAAACCCCCTGTCATTGAAGATGAAGAAACCATAGAGGAAAAAGACAGGGAAGATGTGGACTCTGACACGGTGCCTCAGAAAAAAGAGTCCAGAGGCTATGAATGCAAATACTGCCCGTTTTCAACACAGAACctgaatgactttaaagatCACGTCGACTCCAGCCACCCTAACGTCATTCTCAATCCGTTGTACCTCTGTGCTGTCTGCAACTTCAACACCAAGAAGTTTGACTCGCTCACAGAGCACAATGAGAGCCAGCACCCAGGCGAAACAAATTTTAAGTTTAAGCGGATAAAAATGAACAACCAGACTATCTTAGAACAGACAATCGAAAGCAACGACAATTCAGTGGTATGTGAAATGTCTAATGAACAGATGGACAGCAACAGCAGCTTTATGTTTCCACCTTGCATATCAACCACAGTTAAACACCCCGACAACATCCAGTCGCTGTATCAAGGGGGGGAACTGAAAAGCCAGACTCAGAAGAATCAAATCACAGCAGTCAACATCAATGGAACAGTGATCATCCCCGAACCCAATATCCTTCAAGGGCTCTCGCATGTCACCCCAATGCTCCAGCGTCCGCCTAACTTTAACTCTGTACCAAAAATAGCTGTTCCCTTGAACACCACCAAATATAACCCTTCTTTAGATGACAACTTAACGTTAATCACGTCCTTTAACAAGTTCCCTTACCCAACACATGCTGAGCTGTCGTGGCTGACGGCTGCCTCCAAGCACCCGGAGGATCAGATCAAGGTCTGGTTCACCACCCAGCGGCTTAAGCAAGGCATCACCTGGTCCCCAGAGGAGGTGGAAGAAGCCAGGAAGAAGATGTTCAATGGCTCCATCCCTCCTGCACATCACACGTTTACTGTCACTCAACCGTCTGCCAAATCCACCCAGCAGACCTTTGTCCACACCACAGTCGGACATGCAAGTTATCGGACCACCACGTCCAATGGGTTGAGTGTAGTCACCACCACAACTTCCCCCGGTGAAGTTGCAATTGGTTCCAGCCTTGCTAATAAACGATCTTTGCCAACACATCTAATGACAGTGTCCGGCCCGGAGGCAAAACGGCCCATCATGGCAGTGGCCCCTCATTCTGGCAATGCTAAAGACAGGGGCCTCAtggctcctccccctcctcctcccccaaaAGACCGCCTCCCAATGGCTCCGCCTCCTGTTCCAATTGAGACGAAGAGACCTGTAGCAGTTCCTCTGGTCACCACAGAGATGAGGTGGCCATCCTTAACTGTGCCTTTAATGCCACCTccctcatcatcatcttcttcgtTGTCCAAAGGGAAGATTTTCTCTACGTTAGGAAACCCCAAAACAAAGCCAGTGGTGTCGCTGTCCTCCATAGTCTTTCCAGAGTCTTTAACAAGGCCCTTGATAGTTCCTCCGCCTATCTATGCgccttcatttaaaaaccctTTACTTTTTCCGATAACTTCGCCTATCACTTCCAAAGAAAAGCACCTTAATACTCACACTTTGCCAGCTGCTGATCAGAAGCTGCCAAACTCCCCACCACTCAATGGCCCACAGATAAGAAGGCCAACAATTATCCAGTCAATTCGGGCTCCTACTAAAGCCCCGTCCCAGATTCCAGGGTTTCCCTTCGATAGCAAGAAACTAAAAGAGCAACAAGGAGTTGAGTGGAGATCCAGCTACCCCAGAGGAGATAAAGTACTCTCTCCTCTGGCAGAGGCCAACGGGACATCTCATACAGATGGAAAATGGTCCCACAATCAAAACTCACTGGCTCAGCACAATGGTGTCCTACATTTGGAAGGTGGTGAGCTGGCTGCAGTCCTGAAACCAGACTTTCAGCAAAAGTCCTCAGTCCTGACCCAATTCCCCTTGCTGGAAAGGATGAAAGGAAAGACAGCAGAACAGTTGAAGATACTGGAGGAGAATTTTTTGAGGAATGGCTTTCCCACTCTTAATGATGTGGACAATCTGGCGGGCACCACCAACTTGTCTCACAAGGAAATCGAGAGTTGGTTTGTGGAACGCCGTGCACTACGCGACAACCTGGAACAAGCCCTTCTTAACTCCATGGGCACTAAGAGGATGGGCACCGGTGGCATTGCTGCCATCACTAAGAAACGACTACATCAGCAACAACACCAAACCCTACAGCTTAATGGGATTCACAAACTAAACACTGGTGTGGGCCATCTTAAAAGCCCTTTGACTCCCTCTCACTCCCTACCCATCATTGCACCCTCCGTCCCTAACCCTAATTCCTGCTCAGTGCCTCCTGACAGCAGATCCCAGACGCTCCTCAAGGACGATTTTGCTCAAACGCGGTGGCCTTCCCCTGAGGAGTTCAGCCAACTGGAGAGTCGGACAGGACGTGCCGAAATTGCCCGCTGGTTCCACGACAGCCGGCTGCAGAGCGGCAACATGGAGCTGACAGAACTTTTTCACAACAATGGAGTGAATGGAGGACAGGGGCAGCCTGTGTACTCTCCCACAAATTCTCCCCCCAGCATCCTCCAGCGCTGTCAGGAAGGAGCCCTGACAAACAACCACAGCCGTAAGATGCTGGAGGTTGAGTTTGGCTGGCTGATGGATCAGCGAGCCCATAGCCTCAGCAGTCAACAGCAAGATGAGCTCCATGACCGGCTTGCTGGCAG ACTGAGGCAGCAGAACATGGTGGAGTTTAAGAACGGGGGACGGAACGGAGGAGTCGGGGGAGGAGTGCGGGAGATGTTCGGCAGCTGGCTGGAGGAAGGACACCTGAGGAGAGGGCGGGATCTGCTcctggacagagagaggaagatgacGGATGACGCATCTGGGAGGCTGACTGGATAA